AGTGCATATGCAAAGAGCTGGGTGACAATGCCACCGTCCTGTGCTTTGCGGAGGATCTCGGGGTCCGTGCTGCGTGCCGCAATGACCTGTTTGTAGTTACCAAGTACCATTTCTTCTCCCTCCTCAGGGCTGCATAGCAGCGTCTATAGCATCCATGATGCCCTCATACTGGTTGACCACGTCGAAGCTGAAGAAGCTCCGCGGGCACTGGGCATAGCATGCACCGCACTTGATGCAGAGGTCGCGCTCGATCTGGGGCTTGCCGTATTCCATGCTGATTGCACGAACCGGACAGGCCGCTGCACATGAGCCACAGCCCATGCAGAGACCCTGGTTGATCACCTGGGTCATGATGTCGCATCCGCAGGCTTCGGTGCCTGCTTTTGCAAGGTTCATGAATGGTGTCAGGTATGCTCCTGCAAGTGCTTTCTGCTCGTCGTTTCCTTTCAGCAGCAGGTACGCCATGACACAGACGTTTCTGATCTGCTGCGGTGTCGGTGCACATCCGGGGATATACACATCAACATCGATCAGATCGCCGATTGGCAGGAACCCTTCATGCTGGGGCTGGTTCATCTGACCGCCACGGCAGAACCGGGTGATGTTGCCATAGCAGGCGCATCCGCCAAGTGCTACGACGATCTTCGCGTTCTTTCTGGTCTCGATGATCTCCTCGACCGAAAGGTGGTCATTAATACAGACCGATCCTTCGACGAGGGCTACATCCATCTCAGGGATATGCCGGACATCGGCTAATGTGAGACAGTAGACGAGGTCCGCATATTTGTCAAGAATTGTTAACAATCCTTCATAGGTGTCTGCAAAGGACACAAGGCACCCGGTGCATCCACTCATGTGCACGTGTCCTACAGTAATCTTGTCAGCCACTGGCTTCTCCTCCTTAGGTTCTTTAATGATTGACGCCTTCTCTTCGATAATTACGTCAGCCGGTTTCTCTGCTTTCGCAGATCCAGGCTTCTCGTCCTGCTTTTCCCCACTGACGTCGCGTTTACCGAACAATAGGGTCTTCAGGGACTCAAGAATTCCCATTTTCCACCCCTATTTCCTTCAATATAACCTGAATCGTCCGGGGTATAGCATCCTCAACCTCTTTTGAGATACCAATCTCAAAGTCAGAGGCGGGCACGTTCTTTGGCTGGCACCCGATCACCATGATATCAACGAAATCCTTCAGCCGGTTCAGCGGTTCGGTCAGATCCCATGAATGGGCATCCCGGTAGCTTCCCGGCGGGAGATCCTCTGCCCGGAGCCTCGTGAGCGTCCCGGGTTCAGCACCAAAATCGACGATATCAATGATAATGAGCTTCCTGGTCACATCGTTATCGAGCATGGTAAAGCAGAAATGGGGGCCTCCAAGCCCCACATCGACCGCCTTTACATTGTCGGGGAGAGCAAGCTCCTTCAACCGCTCCACAACTTCAGGTCCAAAGCCGTCATCGCCAAAGAGCATGTTGCCACAGCCGGCAATGACAATCTCGGGGTACAGCTCATCCATGAACGCACTCACTCGAGGAGTTTCTCTGCTACGAGCCTATTGTCCTCGTCTATGACGATCATATGGGTCGCACAGGAGACACAGGGGTCATAGCCACGGACGATCATTTCGCCTAGCTGCCAGGGTGCTCCTTCAAGAGCCCGGCTGCAGGTGGGGAAGTTCCAGGTCGTTGGAACAAGCATCGAGAACCACTCAACCTTGCCGTTCCTGACCTTGGCCAGGTGCGTGTCACAGCCTCGCGGTGCTTCGTTTGCAGCCCATCCGATTGAACCGTCACCCTGTGGGATTACATCCGGTACAACCGCTCCTGAGCAGTTCAGTGCGTCTGCTGCCTCAATCATCTTGTAGACAGCATCCATGAGTTCCATCTCACGTGCAATGTGCTGGCCTATTGTTCCCTTCTCGTCATAGTTCTTGTACTGAACCAGACGGGCACGGGGACCGACCTCGACGGGCTGGCCGTCATAGAGCGGAACACCGGTGCAGGCTTCCATCTGAGGCCAGGCCTTTGTACCTGCCTTTGTGGTGCCGCCGACCGGGTATGATGGGTCTTCAAGCGTGATCTCTTCCTCACCCATGTACCAGTCCCATGGCCGGACTTCTGTCCAGCGCTCAGGGAACCAGGTGGGGTTCTCGTCCAGGGAGCTGCTGCCGTAGACCGGGTCTACTGCCATGTATCCCTGGTTGTGGTATCCAAGATCCTTTGGTATCGGGATCTCCTTGCCACCAACCTCTGCCCAGTCGCGCTTCTGGAAGTTCCGGTAGATTGCAATCATGAACTCCATCTGCTCGCGTGCAAGCGGGAGCGCCATCTTTGCAAGATCATTGATCTTTGCCTTTGCCCGCGGGGTGATGTTTGTGTACATACCGCCGACACGGGGGTTTGATGGGTGAACCGCTTCGCCTCCGACGATCTCTCCGACCGTCTGACCGACCATACGGAGGGTCTGGATACGCTTTGCAACGCTTCTGACCGGCTCTTCTGGTGTAAAGGGGTTAATCTTTGTGTCTGTTCCTGGCAGGTACATATCAGGTAATGCCAGAATTTCATGCAGTGCATGGCTGTGCAGCCTGTTTGCACACTGGAGAATCAGTCTGAGAAGATATGCATCCTCTGGGATCTCACATCCGATTGATGCCTCCATCGATTCTATTGCAGCGAGGGTGTGGGCAATCGGACAGATACCACAGACACGTGATGCGATCTTTGGAACCTGCTCCATCGTCTTGCCGATGGCAAGCTTTTCAACACCCCTGACAGGAGTAATGGAGATCCAGTCTCCGCGCTCGATGATGCCGTCATCATTGACTTTCAACACGAGCTTGGAGTGGCCTTCATGCCTTGTGGTTGGGGAAACTTCTACTACTTTCGACAATGTTATCGCCTCATCCAAAATGTGGTGATCGATCTGCTATACATAAGTTATTCCTGTGCGGTTTTGACACGTACCAAAGTACGCTGAAGGAGATTAGATTGATAACGTTAATTATAGTTTGTGATTTCTCCCAGATCATATTAATAAAATTATTTCATTTTTTATGACTAAGTGCTACAAAAGAATTTAAATGAACTAATATCGCGGATTCCCCCAAAATGATGCCATTTTTTCAGTGTACGGTGTATAAATTGATGTGCGCTTTCATTTGAGAGAAAAAACCCTGAAAAATCAACTTTGGAGATAAAAAAGTATTTTTATACACGCATTTGCGATTCCGGGCCGGATATGGAGGTGTGATCACCTCCAGTACGCAGGCCCGGCCAGTTCCGATTGCCGCTCTTATTCGCCGTTTAATTCGGCATAGAGTTCTGCAAGGGTTGCATGACGCTCTGCATAGGCATCGTGCTGGTGGATACTCTCCTCATTGGTCTGCTGTATCGTGACATATGCATCACCTGGAAGATGGCCGAATGTCGAGACCACCTTTTTTGCCATCTCCCTGACACAATCCTCAACAAACCGTGCGTTCTTATGTGCCTCCATCACGACATAGCTCTCGTCACCGCGTTTGAGGAGTTCATAGATCTTTGCACTCATTGATTCCTTGAGAACATTGATGACATCCTCAAGCGGGACATGCTGATCATCATCAGTCTCAATGCAGAGGAAGCCCTTGCCACGCTGGTTGTGGCTTGCCATTGGAACTTCATCAAAGAATTTTTCTATCCTGTCCTTATCCATATCAAGTGATTCAAGCACCATCATGGCGTGATCCTTCATGATATTCTGTGCACAGGGGCAGGCTGTCATACCTGTCACCTCTGCACCGATGCTCTTCCTGATGATCGGCCTTTTGCTTGTCCGCTGGGCAATTGCACGGGCATGGACAGTGACAACCTCATGGCAGCTGGTGCTCGTAACCGGCGTCAGCCTCTTGACCATGAACTCGCTCTTCATCCGGACCTCGGTTCTTTCGGCATACTCGTGGCGATCCAGAAGCTGCCCTGCAACAGTGCTGCAGACCTCCTCTATCTCCTTCACCTCGCCGCCGAGGGCCTTATCCATGACATCGTCGATGACTTCGAAGTTCCGTGAAAGGTTTGCACCTTTCAGCGAACCGGGGAGATCGACAAAGATGTCAAATTTCGAGATAAAGATCGCCGGGCGCTTTCCTTCCCGTGCGACTTCAACAAGTTTTCGGACGTTCCGAACACCCACCCGGCTCAGGTTGATCCGGATATCGGGGATAGTGGACTGAATATCAGACAGTTCCATGAGAAAAAACCTCTAATCTCTATCTTCATGACTGAAGACCGGGCTATAAAAGTATAGAGAGGTATGCACCCCTGTATAATATATTTATGTCAGCTCGCGCCGTACCTTATCAGGAAGACTATGATCCAGAAGTACTATGACGCAGACGCTGATCTCTCCTTTTTAAAAGGAAAGACGATCGCCGTGATCGGCTACGGCTCACAGGGCCGCGGCCAGGCACTGAACCTCCGGGATAGCGGACTCGATGTTATTATCGGTCTTCGCCCCGGAAAGAGCTGGGATGAGGCAGAGAAAGACGGTTTTTCCGTCCACAAGGTTGCTGAAGCAGCTGCAAAGGCAGACCTGGTTCAGATCCTCCTCCCCGACGAGACCCAGGGAGCGGTCTTCAGATCTGAGATCGCACCCAGCCTGAAGAAAGGCGCATCACTTGTCTTTTCTCATGGCTTCAACATCCATTACGGTCAGATAGTCCCGCCTGAGGATGTCGATGTCTTTATGGTTGCCCCAAAAGGCCCCGGCTATATGGTCAGGCGAACCTACACCGAAGGAATGGGTGTCCCGGCGCTTATCGCCGTGTACCAGGATATCTCCGGCAAGGCACGCGCACATGCCCTTGCCTATGCAAAAGGGATCGGCGCCACCCGTGCAATGGTTCTGGAGACGACGTTTCGCGAGGAGACCGAGACCGATCTCTTCGGCGAGCAGGCAGTCCTCTGCGGCGGGATCACCTCGCTTATCAGGGCAGGGTACGAGACGCTTGTTGATGCAGGATACAGCCCGGAGATGGCATACCTTGAGGTTCTGCACGAGACGAAACTTATCATCGATCTCATCTATGAGGGCGGTTTCACAAAGATGCGGAGATACATCAGCAACACCGCCCAGTACGGCGATCTGACCCGTGGTACACGCGTCATCGGGCCCGAGAGCAAAATGGAGATGGAGGAGATTCTGCTTGAGATCCAGGACGGCACATTTGCAAAGGAATGGATCCTCGAAAATCTCGTGAACAGGC
The Methanocalculus natronophilus genome window above contains:
- the frhG gene encoding coenzyme F420 hydrogenase subunit gamma, whose translation is MADKITVGHVHMSGCTGCLVSFADTYEGLLTILDKYADLVYCLTLADVRHIPEMDVALVEGSVCINDHLSVEEIIETRKNAKIVVALGGCACYGNITRFCRGGQMNQPQHEGFLPIGDLIDVDVYIPGCAPTPQQIRNVCVMAYLLLKGNDEQKALAGAYLTPFMNLAKAGTEACGCDIMTQVINQGLCMGCGSCAAACPVRAISMEYGKPQIERDLCIKCGACYAQCPRSFFSFDVVNQYEGIMDAIDAAMQP
- the frhD gene encoding coenzyme F420-reducing hydrogenase, FrhD protein, yielding MDELYPEIVIAGCGNMLFGDDGFGPEVVERLKELALPDNVKAVDVGLGGPHFCFTMLDNDVTRKLIIIDIVDFGAEPGTLTRLRAEDLPPGSYRDAHSWDLTEPLNRLKDFVDIMVIGCQPKNVPASDFEIGISKEVEDAIPRTIQVILKEIGVENGNS
- the frhA gene encoding coenzyme F420 hydrogenase subunit alpha encodes the protein MSKVVEVSPTTRHEGHSKLVLKVNDDGIIERGDWISITPVRGVEKLAIGKTMEQVPKIASRVCGICPIAHTLAAIESMEASIGCEIPEDAYLLRLILQCANRLHSHALHEILALPDMYLPGTDTKINPFTPEEPVRSVAKRIQTLRMVGQTVGEIVGGEAVHPSNPRVGGMYTNITPRAKAKINDLAKMALPLAREQMEFMIAIYRNFQKRDWAEVGGKEIPIPKDLGYHNQGYMAVDPVYGSSSLDENPTWFPERWTEVRPWDWYMGEEEITLEDPSYPVGGTTKAGTKAWPQMEACTGVPLYDGQPVEVGPRARLVQYKNYDEKGTIGQHIAREMELMDAVYKMIEAADALNCSGAVVPDVIPQGDGSIGWAANEAPRGCDTHLAKVRNGKVEWFSMLVPTTWNFPTCSRALEGAPWQLGEMIVRGYDPCVSCATHMIVIDEDNRLVAEKLLE
- the mptA gene encoding GTP cyclohydrolase MptA, translating into MELSDIQSTIPDIRINLSRVGVRNVRKLVEVAREGKRPAIFISKFDIFVDLPGSLKGANLSRNFEVIDDVMDKALGGEVKEIEEVCSTVAGQLLDRHEYAERTEVRMKSEFMVKRLTPVTSTSCHEVVTVHARAIAQRTSKRPIIRKSIGAEVTGMTACPCAQNIMKDHAMMVLESLDMDKDRIEKFFDEVPMASHNQRGKGFLCIETDDDQHVPLEDVINVLKESMSAKIYELLKRGDESYVVMEAHKNARFVEDCVREMAKKVVSTFGHLPGDAYVTIQQTNEESIHQHDAYAERHATLAELYAELNGE
- the ilvC gene encoding ketol-acid reductoisomerase; protein product: MIQKYYDADADLSFLKGKTIAVIGYGSQGRGQALNLRDSGLDVIIGLRPGKSWDEAEKDGFSVHKVAEAAAKADLVQILLPDETQGAVFRSEIAPSLKKGASLVFSHGFNIHYGQIVPPEDVDVFMVAPKGPGYMVRRTYTEGMGVPALIAVYQDISGKARAHALAYAKGIGATRAMVLETTFREETETDLFGEQAVLCGGITSLIRAGYETLVDAGYSPEMAYLEVLHETKLIIDLIYEGGFTKMRRYISNTAQYGDLTRGTRVIGPESKMEMEEILLEIQDGTFAKEWILENLVNRPVFNALTRADEEHEIEHVGAELRKDMPQFKNL